A stretch of the Vigna radiata var. radiata cultivar VC1973A chromosome 7, Vradiata_ver6, whole genome shotgun sequence genome encodes the following:
- the LOC106767902 gene encoding B3 domain-containing protein Os06g0112300 — protein MSSRRSNGRASGRDALENEVPLPPLPDRTTNLQWGEVKPLSGKPYFHSILASSNLYPRYYMWPATSVRLELPFCEVPTILTYMGKSWDMVYCGQNKLQVFRPAGWKKFAVENCLRVGDACIFELMESSDKKVIFEVQILRGDIPSEILKNEMIMGQNREMPIVLN, from the exons ATGTCTTCTCGCAGATCAAACGGAAGAG CTAGTGGTAGAGATGCATTAGAAAATGAAGTCCCCTTGCCGCCGCTGCCTGATCGTACAACAAATTTGCAATGGGGTGAGGTTAAACCACTTTCAGGAAAACCATACTTTCATAGTATTCTTGCAAGTTCAAATCTCTATCCCCGTTATTATATG TGGCCTGCGACCAGCGTACGGTTAGAACTTCCTTTTTGTGAGGTCCCCACGATTCTCACCTATATGGGCAAGAGCTGGGACATGGTGTATTGTGGACAAAACAAACTGCAAGTTTTTAGACCCGCAGGATGGAAAAAGTTTGCTGTTGAGAATTGTTTGAGGGTTGGAGATGCATGCATTTTTGAGCTGATGGAAAGCAGTGACAAGAAAGTCATCTTTGAAGTTCAAATTCTTAGAGGTGACATCCCATCTGAAAttcttaaaaatgaaatgatcATGGGTCAGAATCGGGAAATGCCAATTGTCCTTAACTAG